A genome region from Anastrepha obliqua isolate idAnaObli1 chromosome 4, idAnaObli1_1.0, whole genome shotgun sequence includes the following:
- the LOC129245761 gene encoding uncharacterized protein LOC129245761, with translation MIFFRTLMILLSFVVVCGVYALPVEVNLLTFTGVCELSGDWCTVKCQIAGGRDGYCNKVKICHCRQL, from the exons atgattttcttcCGCACTTTGATGATTTTACTctcatttgttgttgtatgtgGCGTTTATGCCTTACCGGTTGAGG TTAATCTGCTAACTTTTACGGGCGTGTGTGAGTTGAGCGGCGATTGGTGTACCGTAAAATGTCAAATTGCTGGTGGACGTGACGGCTATTGCAACAAAGTGAAAATATGTCATTGCAGGCAATTGTAA